The following DNA comes from Carassius carassius chromosome 41, fCarCar2.1, whole genome shotgun sequence.
CTCAGGGGTTACAGCGAATCAGAGTTCAGGAAGAGGACGTCCCCTCTGAGAGTGTCTGTTTAGATTGTGTATCAGAAGATTCAGTGCTAAGAACAGCCCCTCTCTCAATCACTGTCTCTGAGTATTGTTACAGTCTCTCTCTTTACctgtgtaaataaatgaatagaaatgaataaatgggCCCTTTTTTAGATATGTGGAtgcattctctctctttcttccccaGTCttttgaataattacatgatcTGGAATCTGGTTCAGAAAGGAGCGTCCAGTCTGGACCAGCGCTTTGAGAATGCTCAGGACAAGCTGCTGGAGAGCCTCTACGGCACGAAGAAGGTGTGTGTCGAAGAAATGGTTCACACCAAAGTGATAATTCTGTTCTcatttatttactcaccttcatgttgtttcaaaccctatTGACTGTTTAATGGAACAATATAATGTAATGGaaatataatggaagtgaatggggactGAAAAAGCTCCTTACAACGCCAAAAACAGTTCcacacaaaatattatatcacatGCTTTGTGTGATGAACAGACATTTCAGTCATTAATTATTCAGTGAAAATCTTTTTTTCCTCACCTCTCCAATTCTCATTTGCGTTAATGCATATTCAAATTGATGACCCACTTAAGAAAGATCTTTTAGATGTATTTCCGTAGTGATCTATTTAAATATGGttgttgcaatttagtacattttacacagccttttaaatgtaaatgtaatatcaaataacacagTAGAGTTAAATTACAATCAAATACTTGATATGTGCTTTAGTATATTAGTCAGCTAAACtgtactttaaatgtaaaaaaaaaaaacatggctaaGTGCACTTAAAGTGGCCTTTTTTTCATCAATATTATATAATCTGAAAGTACAGCGTTTAGAACATACTTTTAAGATTTCAAGTACACTACAAGTGGACAATTAGGCATTTTTATAagggacatgagggtgagtacattttgatagaataaaaaaaaaacattcagatttTCAAAATGATGTGAACATTTCCATTAAAGAGAGAGTCCagactgtttttatttgttttgcacaATTTGTGTATTCAATCAGTATGTATGCAGAACAATTAGTGATGTGTTGAACAGGTTTTTAATTGACATAATCACATAAAAAATCTGGCGCCCATTCTGTGTTTTTATGCTTGTTTCAGGTTGCCAACTAAGTTCATCTGCATGTAATTTGTCAAtatgtctgtttcatattcagtCCTGCACTCCACGCTGGCAGACGTGCATTGGGAACACAGATGACACTCTCGGTTTTGCATTGGGTGCTCTTTTCGTCAAAGCCACTTTCGACAAACAGAGCAAAGAAATAGTGAGTCACGTAAAGCCATATGTCATGTTTAAAGTAAACAAGCTCATGTCCTCGTGTTTACTTCATACTCTCATTGCTGGCGTGTGTTTGCCCCCATGTGGCAGCAGAGTCAATGACACAGTTCTCAATCCGTCTTTCTGTCATAACGCAGGCGGAGGGGATGATCAATGAAATCCGCACAGCTTTCAAAGACGCGCTGGATGATTTGAAATGGATGGATGAACAGACCCGACAAGCTGCCAAGGACAAGGTGAGGGAGAGGGAGAATGACAGAGAAAGCAGCATGACTGGATAACCCAAAATTGGATTTGTCTTGGATTCAAGACTGCAAAAACAGCTTAACTGTAAACACTTTGCAGAGCTTGCCGAAAAAAATCAGGATAATGTGTCTTTTCTGGCTCTAGGCCGATGCCATCTATGACATGATCGGATTTCCAGACTTCATTCTGGACTCCAAAGAGCTTGATGATGTGTATGATGGGGTGAGTTTGGAAATatcttttgttttacattttagattCCTAAAACTTTTATCTCCAGACTTAAATGATTTTCAGTGTGACTGAAGTTCaaactatttataatatttaaaatatttaaaataataagaattatgCAGTAAActagtaattttatatatatatatatatatatatatatatttacaggacCATCGGATTAGCGGATTAGCGAATCGAGGGAATGGATTAGCGAATCGAGGGAACGGATTAGGAAATCGAGGGAATGGATTAGCGAATCGAGGGAACGGATTAggaaatcgagggaacaaatcgAGGGAATGGATTAGCGAATCGAGGGAACGGATTAggaaatcgagggaacaaatcgAGGGAATGGATTAGCGAATCGAGGGAACAGATTAggaaatcgagggaacaaatcgAGGGAATGGATTAGCGAATCGAGGGAACGGATTAGGAAATCGAGGGAATGGATTAGCGAATCGAGGGAACGGATTAggaaatcgagggaacaaatcgAGGGAATGGATTAGCGAATCGAGGGAACGGATTAggaaatcgagggaacaaatcgAGGGAATGGATTAGCGAATCGAGGGAACAGATTAggaaatcgagggaacaaatcgAGGGAATGGATTAGCGAATCGAGGGAATGGATTAGcgaatcgagggaacgaattaggaaatcgagggaacgaattagcgaatcgagggaacaaatcgagggaacgaattagcgaatcgagggaacaaatcgagggaacaaattagcgAATCGCGGGAACGAATTAGCGAATCGAGTGAAAGAATTGGCAAATCGAGGAAACgaattagcaaatcgagggaacaaaataACAAACTGTGCGCacgatttattttttcttgcatgtcatgctccgtaatattttgataatagtaaatgtttcttgagcagcaaatcagcatgttagaatgatttctaaaggatcatttaatgatgctaaaattcagctttgcattatagGAATAAacgacatttgaaaatatattcacatgCAAAACAGTTAttatgaattgtaataatattatttggttaaataaatgcagcctgggtgagcataAGATTAAAATCATGCCAAGATGTTTATATTAGATTGGATTAGATtataaattgattgattgatttgttaaatacttttatttacttgattaatattcaaaatatcCCAGCTAACAGGCAATGTGATGTGATTTTCTTGTAGTACGAGGTTACAGAAGACAACTTCTTCCAGAATATGATCAACTTCTATAACTTCTCAGCACGGGTGATGGCAGACCAGCTGCGCAAGCCGCCCAACAGAGACCagtgagtgtaagagtgtgtgttaaGAGCGAAGCATGTGAGACATACTGTGAGCTGACGGCTGATTTCTGTGTGCTGTAGATGGAGCATGACTCCACCCACGGTGAACGCATACTACATGCCCACCAAGAACGGGATCGTCTTCCCCGCCGGCATCTTACAGGCCCCCTTCTACGCCCAGGATCACCCCAAGTGAGCAGACATGGCTAAAAGAGTTATAAAGAAAATTGTTTTTCTTCCATAACTGAGATGTTTTGGTTTGTCTCACAGAGCTTTAAACTTTGGTGGCATTGGAGTGGTGATGGGACATGAGTTAACACATGCCTTCGATGACCAAGGTTAGAAGTCTTCCCATGATGTCCAGTTATACTTGATAGTACACTAGTTGCTTGATTTCAGTTCAGTCTTTTTTGAGTCCTGAAAGTTTATAGGCTGTTGTATTTTGACCGGTTGAGAAGAATTCAGTACTTCATTATATAACACCTTTAATTCTGTTCCACAGGCAGAGAGTATGACAAAGATGGAAACCTTCGGCCGTGGTGGCAGAACTCCTCGGTGGACGCATTTAAGAACCGCACCGAGTGCATGATCGATCAGTACACTCAGTACACCATCAACGGAGAGCACATCAACGGCAAACAGACGCTGGGAGAAAACATCGCAGACAACGGCGGCCTGAAAGCTGCCTATCACGTAGGTCGCATTTCAGCTTTTGGGTTTTAGCTGTTTTTGCTCATATGTAAAGAAAGGTGTGGAAATGATGCAGACATTAAGCCCCCAATCATTTCCTACACTTGACTGTATGCTagccttaaaaaaaatatttttagaggtTTGTACAGGCACTCATATTTAATAATTGAAATGAAAGGCCTGGGAGTGGATGTCCACCGTCAGAGTGGATGTATATTCAAAGCCATTAGAGAAGCacgttacattttataaaagcatcCCATAGGAAATTTCTTCTTGAATATTCTTAgaagaatatatataatataaatcactataattttttttttctttttaatacagACTTATTTGgagatttctgtttgttttgcagGCGTATCGCTCATGGGTGCAGAAGAACGGTGAAGAGAAGAGACTCCCAGCTGTCAATCTGACAAACGACCAGCTCTTCTTCGTAGGTTTTGCTCAGGTATGAAAAGACACACAATAAAGAAACATGTTTGCTATAATAGTTACATTTATGACATGAAACATCGACTgtgtaactgtaaaaataaataaataaataaataaaaaagattctgTGAGATTAAGTATTAACCTGTCAGTCACTGTGTGATATGGTAATAGAATCAGAAATGCATTtgcttaaaacaaattaaaaatatgattttttttataacaaaatagtACTTTCTACAACACGGTTCGATACAGTAACATAGATTAACATGGTGTAGGTATTATGAACTGAGGACATGTTTTTAATATgtcatataaatatgtataaattataaaataagtatagtttgtgtttgtgtgtgtgtgtgtgtgtgtgtgtgtgtgtgtacactactgttaaaaagcttgggataattcagatttttttggactgtttttgaaataattatcttttttttgtaCCAGGGCTGAAAATTTtagtttatgaaaaataaagtaaaaacagtaacattgttaaGCAAAAAATGAGCATATTAAATTtatttctgctttgcatcacagaaattaattatttaaattccatatttaaaatatttaaaatttcacaatattggcatttttactgtattctttatcaaataaagtgagcaaaagagacttctaaaaaaagataaataaaaaaatagttaatatACAGTAATTGTGGAGTAAATTATAATGTCTATAATTTATAAGAgttatgttaatatattaatgctatataacatatataatatatgttaatatattaagATATGTAGAAATTAATACTGAGTATTATTACTTAATAAACAATTGTCTTGGTTAATTTGTTTAATGTTCAAATTggcttatttaatttaatatattagtgtaacattttattaaaattaaatgtatttacatttaattgttttaaatataatttcattttattaatgtaatcTTGTATTTGTCTACacttatacaattattttaagtcatattattaaattaattagaatTCATATTAACTAATAATATGCTGTAAATCATATACAGCCTcatatgttcctgtggctcagggGTACAGCATTGCATTTGcggtgcaaaaggttgtgggttcaattcccagggaacccacatactggtaaaaaaacaaacaaacaaaaaattcctagcctgaatgcactgtaagtagctttggataaaagtgtctgctaattaTAAATTTTGTGATGTTACCAATGTttctatatatgtttttttttttttttttataaacgcaATGCAAATCAAAGCTATGTCTGTGAAATCATATGAAAACCTCAAACATGCATTCCTATGGCTCTTCTTCGTAGGTGTGGTGTTCAGTCCGAACTCCAGAAAGCGCTCACGAGGGCCTGATGACGGACCCTCACAGCCCTCCCAAATACCGTGTAATCGGCACTCTGTCCAACTCGCCCGACTTCACAGAGCACTTCCAGTGTCCTCTGGGCTCCCCCATGAACTCAGGCCACCGCTGCGAGGTGTGGTAGGACCGTCTCCCGCCCCCCAGACACAAGCCCGCGTGCACAGACCAGCCTTTCTGGCTCTTTCTCAagcactgttttttatttatgtgcTCAGAGTTATTTGAGAAGTCAGGCTTAAAGCAGGAGGATGAAGTGAGCACCTGCCACCACCGCTCTTCTCCACCGCCACATCAGactctctttatttatttgttcactgaCCTTGGGAGACATTAAGGGTCCCACGCttacatgtgtgtttgtgtgcttcatACCTTGATTTAAAACAGGCCTGATTCTGATCTTGTCTTCTGATCTGGAAGATGTGAGCACTGTGATGCCGCTGGGAACGCCTCTCCGTGACCTCACAGGAAATGTTTGGATCCATCTGTGATGACTTCACAGGAAACTTCATGTTCTCCCAGTGACCTCACAGGAAGTGCTGAACTACATCTGTGACCCCACAGGAAGGAAGAGCTTTCAAGGATGAGAGCCTATTTCCCAATTGTGATTTCAAAGAAATGCTATTAAACGACAGGGAGAGCCACTGTTTGTTCATCCGTCCTGTGTGTCATGATTTGGTCTTGACAAAGTTGAaatgaaatgttcattttaaactgCTTTTTGCCAAAGAACAATTGTAGGTTTGTTCCTTGTGTAAGTGAACGCTTCGCCTTCAGTTACTCCATAATTCCACTGTGTTTTGCGACGTTGAGTTGTGTGTGAAGGATGTATTTTTCCGTCTCCATGTCGTGCTGATCTTTGTCAGTTCTGCTGAAGTGCTGTCATGTTACGTTCTGAAAACCACTAAAAGGGTGAATCTCACCAATGTTTGAGTCATATTTCACTCCAAAGCTAATgggttattattatttgcataaaaTTGTCAGTTTGTAGAACTATTAAGAATTTTCCAACtctattttcatgaaaaaatagCACATTATTCCACCAGATTCTTTACATTTCATTAGATTGTAATGagatcaaaaaaatattaataatgaaaaaaatatatgaaaatgaaatgaatatatacagtatatatataattctttgtCAATTATCCAATTTCAAAAttgccacaaaaatattaagcagcacaactgtttcaatctttgataataatcagaaatgtttcttgatgtttTGAAAATCATAAAAACAGGCTCTGATGTTGGACTGCAATGTGTCACATTCTTGGAATATCTTGAGATTCGCCCAAAAGCATTCTGTTATCGTCTGCTAAACCTCCCAGCATGCCTTCTGTGTTTCAGGGAGTTGCTTCAGACGTCATTGTATGCTAGATCATTTAAATCACCTGTTTCAGGTTGGATTGTTGCCGTGTGTGATTCCTTCTCCGGCGTTTTCAGTTGCAAGTATGTATTAATCTGAATGTTTATGCTGTTGGAGTTGGGCCAGTTTTTCTTTTGAATCAGGTTTCTGCTTCCCTAAAGTAGGCCGGTTTTGTCATTTGATGTTTTTTGAATGCTGCTAAATTCACCTTTTGTTGGtttattgcttttgttttttttaaaccagagtTGAATTGCACCATTTTAAAAGCTCAATCTGTAAGTGTTTGGCATCTTATTCCCTCAGCTGGCATATAAACATCCACATTTCTGCATGGCTCGAGGCTGAGACCGCTAATCATCTGAGGTTGAGGTGAACTGCTAAATGTAACGCCCCTAAAAATTCTAATGGTTAACAATCACTGTATATATTGGGACGCACACATTTGGTAAAGGTTTTCAAAGAAATTTTAACATTGTATGTGCTGTAGttgaatggaaaagagcagcatgaatatTTCTTGAAATATCtttcgtttttgtttttaaagaaagtcatacgggtttgtATGAAAGCTTATTTCGgccacaaaataaaaaaggttgagatatatatatatatatcacaactGAGAATATTCTTCTGTGAATTATGAGTTTACATCTATAATTTGGGAGAAGTCACAGTCAAGTTACAGTATATTTCTATTTTGTGGTATAAATTGGGACTGAGATGAGGTAAATTTAATTTTTGCGTGAAATATTGCTTTAACTCCTTAGTTTTTCTTCAAGTTGTCCATCAACACAAGTTTTACTCCGTGTTGAGTTTTTAATGAGTGTTTAATGTTTGTTTGCTTGAATGATTCACATCGGACTGAACGCCTCTTGGCTTCTCTTTTGTGTATTTATCAAACACCATGAATACTTTTCGCTGGCGTTACCATGAGGATTATGGGGCAGATGCCAGTATGACCATGCCACGAAAAGGCATTTGGTTTTGGCCTTAATTATTAACTGTAGACTTACGGAATAAGATGTACATAATTAgatgtacatgtatattaaacGTATTTCAAGTTAAAAGAACTCATGTAAACTTGAAATGTTGTAAAGCCTTTAAATAGCCAGTGAATACCATTTAAGTGTGTTATATATCTGCTTTATTTCCAACTTCAGTCTCAAATAGCAAATTGTCAATTCAGAATTTCCTTTTGATCCCTGAAAGAGAGTTTTGACTCTGATTAATACCGATACCTGATTGATTATGATTATCTTCATGTTTTTTCTGGATGAAAGCCATTTATTGAGGTTTGGCTTGAATGGAATGGAGGTATCTATCATAATCTTACACTGCTCAGTGTTTCAAAGAAATTTGACTTAAAGAAATGGTAGATATGAATCATAATTTTCCAGAATGTCGCTTAATGTGCCACACAACACATTCCATTCATAAATATGGAACTGTACAGGGTGATATTGTCCACCCTCTCACTGTTAAATACTGAAATAGTCTGTCATCTTTATAAAAATGTTGCCTTATTTAATTTATAGAGTGTACAGTCACCATTTAATCGACTGTAGTATGTTGTCATCTCTCTTTTGTACTGCTGGCATTGATGTTTGAGAGGTCTTAgagttgtgtttttcttttcattttctttttctttttttttctttttttatgagacATTCCCTTAAATATTAGTTGATGGGAAAATGCTCTGCCCAGCGTGTAGAACAACAGTCAATTTAGAGAACTGTCAATCAACATGAAATAAaggatatatattataaaaacgaCATTTTCACTTGCtttattttcaaaacattcaTTTTGTTACTGCTGAAATATGTTTGGTGTGATTGAGGAAATAAAGCAAAAAGTGAActctcaaaaacacaaaataaataaataaccttacTATCACTGGGTGGTACAGTACAATTTCAAAAGGTACTAAAACagtatgttgttattttttttttgtatatagttGAAATTAGATCCAAATGTGTGAGATTTGTTCCTGAACTGTTTTGAGGTCACTGGTGTATTAGAATCTTTACCAtgaaaaagtttaatttaatgaTAACTAACAATGTatttgtcacgatcattagctggagtgcccatgaacttcagtagagggcactccactcaggaccattccacccataaaccaccagatgtcaccatatcatcacttggacactagcacctctcatctgttgcaccacacccaaactacatctcccatgagtcactgcatcacaatcaccttgccacacctgcacctcattcatcagccaatttccttgccacacctgcacctcatttacacacacatataagcaccacaatcactttcactcactgcaaagtcttgtttagcatCTCAGAGTGTTTTCGCTTGTGTTTGATATTCCCGTGCctgatcttggattgtgtatttcgactctgattctctgctgtcTGCCTTGATCTCTGCTCGGTTCTGTTTTCGATTCTGGTTACCCCTAATATACCTGACGTCATTCCTGATTACTGCATGTCCGAACATTCTCTGaataaagttctgcacatggatccgaacacCTCTGGCTCCTCGTTACAgtattatgtaataataattgtatttatctgCACTTCTTTATGGTGTGTAGTCAGATTTTTAGTGTTGTCTAGACCTCATGCCACACGtgacaaattatattaaaatgcagtttaattattcatttttattacatatactcttttggaccatgtgagtaaatgatgacagaattttaatttttggttgggtgaactataactttagtaatttattttcttaattgtattattattactatgaaaatattaaattatttatttaataaaattatactcTAATAAACTAAaattgccagtaggtggtggtaaatgtgtTAATGATTAACTCATCGAGAcatttattcattcgttttattcgttcaaatggctgattcattcaggagtgaagtaaatggttctttatgaatggttaatTGAATCATTATGCTTGATCGGCTTGAAGCGGATCATTACCATCAGactgatcggtgtgtgacatcaaagtactgcaagAGCTTAGCGAGCAGATGACTcgttgtgcttttgaatcgcggtcgtggtactttgatgtcatacaccggtCGGTCTGTGCAGCGTCAATTTAAATCCAATATGACCATGGCCAATGGTTCAAggcgccaaatggttcaccaaatttgttcaaaatgtggattaaaaaatgaaatgccACTGTGGGTTGCTCGAGGTTGAAccgttctgatttgtctttatattttggttggcaaaattgagcaaacagacaacattgtgtctaaaataacacaatattaacttcataATGAACTGTCATATAAGATGAgcatcacatttgcactcgtgtgatattgcactaAGCCTActtctcgtgtgatatttcttaactatgtggtgtaaatatgagacaaaatttcaaacaggggcgttttgccccatatcttgaattttagggatattctctaggctccatcacacagtaagttgttgccctgTCTCTTAGTCATCAatcaactgtatgaaatggcagatgatccacataggtctgggatcatatattatttataatatttataaatttaacacatcatttttctccataattaattaagctaattaacgcgttaaattaccagccctaatatatatatatatatatatatatatatatatatatatatatatatatgtacataatgagtgagtcattcattcaaccgattcgctcaaacagctgattcattcagaaatgcagGAAATgatctttatgaatgagtcactgaatcattattTGTTCACTCGATGCATGAATTCATTCAGTAACGAAACACTGTGTTGCTtgaaaagttaaaagtttttgaGGTTTTGTATGAAACTTTCCATTTGCAAAGTTTAAAACTGTGTCTAAAATTTAACTCATATCTTTTTGTTTATTGAACTTTCACAATCGTGCAATTGTTTGGGAAAAACAGCACTCTTGTCTTTCTTGTGTGAAATTGCCAAACTAACTTGTTAaaataaacaagtcaaaaaccaacagggacatttatttattttattttattcattttaatcttaatcttaaactttaaatgcataaaactgCATTCCACATTCCAATCATTCATCATGCATTCCATCAAACTGATAATGTGTGTCGTCAACTGCATCAGTGTAAGATTGTGTTATTTTATCACATTATTTCCCCCCTTTAATAGCACCAAATAACGCCcaagaaataatgtttaaaacTAAAGCTGACAACTAAACCAGATCTCTTCATCTGAAACCATATCAGTCATTTATTACTGTTTGgtttcagtgtgtgtttttttgtgtccATATTTGCAAATGTGTAGGTGAAGTAGACTCCTCCTTAACAGCAAACACGAGCAGACTCTACCCCTCCTTTCCCTCTTCACTCGCACTCTATTCCTCCTTTCCTGTCGGAGAGTTTGATCCTGCAGCTGCTCTGGAGTCTTGGAAAGAGCCGCTTGAAATGTTTTGGACAAGCTTTTAAATATAAAGTCACCATCTCT
Coding sequences within:
- the ece2b gene encoding endothelin-converting enzyme 2b, with the protein product MSVALQDLRNNMSNYKRATFEEEDGTDIHADGAISPDSVEVGFRKGGIQLFGPLGRRTQLEVVLAGLLLASLLALFGCAITLGVRYNRDPVRSICLTEACVTVASKIVEALDRSTDPCQDFYQYACGGWVRKNPLPDGRSRWSTFNSIWDQNQAVLKHLLENGTFNSSSEAERKTQSYYLSCLNEQRIEELGAQPLIDLIEKIGGWNITEPWDKDNFLDVLKIVSGPYRAQPFFTVGVSVDPKNSSSNVIQVDQSGLFLPSRDYYLNKTNEKVLKAYLDYMVELGLLLGGDKNSTRVQMQQILDFETVLANITVPQDERRDEEKIYHKITIADLQMLSPAVEWLDYLNFVLSPLELNDTEPVVVYAKEYLQQVSDLINKTDHSLLNNYMIWNLVQKGASSLDQRFENAQDKLLESLYGTKKSCTPRWQTCIGNTDDTLGFALGALFVKATFDKQSKEIAEGMINEIRTAFKDALDDLKWMDEQTRQAAKDKADAIYDMIGFPDFILDSKELDDVYDGYEVTEDNFFQNMINFYNFSARVMADQLRKPPNRDQWSMTPPTVNAYYMPTKNGIVFPAGILQAPFYAQDHPKALNFGGIGVVMGHELTHAFDDQGREYDKDGNLRPWWQNSSVDAFKNRTECMIDQYTQYTINGEHINGKQTLGENIADNGGLKAAYHAYRSWVQKNGEEKRLPAVNLTNDQLFFVGFAQVWCSVRTPESAHEGLMTDPHSPPKYRVIGTLSNSPDFTEHFQCPLGSPMNSGHRCEVW